A genomic region of Methanothermobacter sp. CaT2 contains the following coding sequences:
- a CDS encoding 2-oxoacid:ferredoxin oxidoreductase subunit gamma, with protein sequence MRKEIRIAGFGGQGVILAGIVLGKAASLYDGLYAVQTQSYGPEARGGASRAEVVISDHEIDYPKVQSPDILVAMSHQALLTYMDDLKRGGTLIVDPDMVVEAEIEDFIRAREVKYFRAPATRTAEERVGITIVANMVMIGALTEATGIVSVRAAEEAIKDSVPPGTEEKNLMAFQAGRELIMEGSR encoded by the coding sequence GTGAGAAAGGAAATCAGAATAGCTGGATTCGGTGGACAGGGAGTTATACTTGCAGGCATAGTCCTTGGTAAGGCTGCAAGTCTCTATGATGGTCTATACGCTGTTCAGACCCAGTCCTATGGACCTGAGGCCCGGGGAGGGGCTTCAAGGGCGGAGGTCGTGATAAGTGACCATGAGATAGACTACCCCAAGGTTCAGAGCCCGGATATACTCGTTGCAATGTCCCATCAGGCCCTCCTGACATACATGGACGACCTCAAAAGGGGAGGGACCCTCATAGTTGACCCTGATATGGTTGTTGAGGCTGAAATAGAGGATTTCATCAGGGCGAGGGAGGTTAAATATTTCAGGGCCCCCGCAACCAGAACAGCCGAGGAAAGGGTTGGCATAACCATAGTGGCCAACATGGTCATGATCGGGGCCCTCACCGAGGCAACAGGGATTGTGAGTGTCAGGGCCGCTGAGGAGGCCATAAAGGACAGCGTACCCCCAGGTACAGAGGAGAAGAACCTCATGGCATTCCAGGCCGGTCGCGAACTTATAATGGAGGGAAGCAGATGA
- the sucC gene encoding ADP-forming succinate--CoA ligase subunit beta translates to MKFYEYSAKEIFRAEGISTPRGGVAETPEEAERIAAELGCDVAVKSQVLTGGRGKAGGIRFASPSGVAEVTGDLLSSEVRGETVEKVLIEEKITIDRELYVSAVIDRTAKMPLIMASAEGGVDIEELAARSPEKIVRYHINPLDEFLPYEAREIARKMGLESELIPSVGGVIWKLYQLFRKYDARLAEINPLVISGDSVIAADAKLEVDDDSIYRHREFMEMEEYEPEEFAFVKLDGDIAVIGNGAGLTLTAMDLIKLKGGEPATFLDIGGGASEDVIRRALDLVISHPSVRVVFLNVLGGITRADDVARGVVNALRNTGRDVPLVIRLTGTNEEEGQRILREAGIPFETSLERAAEKAVEIAKNL, encoded by the coding sequence ATGAAGTTCTATGAGTACAGCGCCAAGGAAATATTCCGGGCTGAGGGTATAAGCACCCCCCGTGGAGGTGTTGCAGAGACCCCTGAAGAAGCTGAAAGGATAGCTGCGGAGCTGGGGTGTGATGTTGCAGTTAAATCCCAGGTCCTTACAGGTGGAAGGGGAAAGGCCGGTGGTATAAGGTTCGCATCCCCCTCAGGTGTCGCTGAAGTTACCGGGGACCTCCTTTCCTCAGAGGTCCGTGGTGAAACCGTTGAGAAGGTCCTCATAGAGGAGAAGATAACCATAGACCGGGAGCTCTACGTGAGTGCCGTCATTGACCGGACAGCGAAGATGCCCCTCATAATGGCCAGTGCCGAGGGAGGGGTTGATATAGAGGAACTGGCGGCCAGATCCCCCGAAAAGATCGTGCGCTACCACATCAACCCCCTCGATGAGTTCCTTCCCTATGAGGCCAGGGAGATTGCAAGGAAGATGGGTCTTGAAAGTGAACTGATACCCTCTGTCGGTGGAGTGATCTGGAAGTTATATCAGCTCTTCAGGAAGTACGATGCCAGGCTTGCAGAGATAAACCCCCTGGTCATCTCAGGGGACAGTGTCATTGCAGCAGACGCAAAGCTTGAGGTGGATGACGACTCCATTTACCGCCACAGGGAATTTATGGAAATGGAGGAGTATGAACCCGAGGAGTTTGCCTTTGTGAAGCTCGATGGTGATATTGCAGTTATAGGTAACGGTGCCGGGTTAACCCTCACCGCAATGGACCTCATAAAACTGAAGGGCGGGGAACCCGCCACATTCCTCGACATCGGTGGCGGTGCCTCAGAGGACGTCATAAGGAGGGCCCTTGACCTCGTCATATCCCATCCCTCAGTCCGGGTTGTATTCCTCAACGTCCTTGGCGGTATAACCAGGGCCGATGACGTTGCTCGCGGTGTTGTGAACGCCCTCAGGAATACCGGGAGGGATGTGCCCCTTGTGATACGCCTGACAGGGACCAATGAGGAGGAGGGTCAGAGGATCCTGCGGGAGGCAGGAATCCCCTTTGAGACGTCCCTTGAGAGGGCTGCTGAGAAGGCCGTTGAGATAGCAAAAAACCTCTAA
- a CDS encoding DUF1002 domain-containing protein gives MRQILPLILIAFLVAAPVFAVSGFSVTLGEATSSNPSYKSAVMDYFKAKTDKDLQSADIKIVTASEVNEVSRGVTGRVYSPSQILSCAMVDLSYSDGIKVSVDTSKIRVVTPEMYASALRSSGIDRGYVVVTSPVPASGEAALAGVLKSYEIAVGEQIPEEAKRVSVEEIYLQSRLVNETNATGDRVAELFDEVKNRTQSQNLQDPADIQRVVVDVSQQMNINLTETQVQQVADSVAASQRVQGSLTEFKQRLEGVSQQVGGSGILDQIYAFLQSIYNYIMGIASP, from the coding sequence ATGAGGCAAATTCTTCCATTAATTCTAATTGCATTCCTTGTGGCCGCCCCTGTATTTGCAGTTTCAGGGTTCTCTGTGACACTTGGGGAGGCCACCAGCAGCAATCCGTCATACAAAAGCGCTGTGATGGACTACTTCAAAGCAAAGACAGATAAGGACCTTCAGAGTGCTGATATTAAGATTGTAACAGCATCAGAGGTCAACGAGGTTTCACGGGGCGTCACAGGCCGTGTGTACTCACCATCACAGATACTGTCCTGTGCAATGGTGGACCTCTCCTACAGTGACGGTATCAAGGTCTCGGTTGATACCAGCAAGATAAGGGTTGTAACACCTGAGATGTATGCAAGCGCCCTCAGGTCATCGGGGATAGATCGTGGCTACGTAGTAGTGACTTCACCGGTACCTGCGTCAGGGGAGGCTGCACTTGCAGGGGTCCTGAAATCATATGAGATCGCCGTCGGAGAGCAGATACCAGAGGAGGCCAAGAGGGTATCTGTTGAGGAGATATACCTCCAGAGCAGGCTTGTTAACGAAACAAACGCCACAGGGGATAGGGTGGCTGAACTCTTCGATGAGGTCAAAAACAGGACCCAGAGTCAGAACCTCCAGGACCCCGCTGACATACAGAGGGTCGTGGTTGATGTATCACAGCAGATGAACATCAACCTCACAGAGACCCAGGTCCAGCAGGTTGCCGATTCGGTTGCAGCATCCCAGAGGGTCCAGGGAAGCCTCACAGAATTTAAACAGAGGCTGGAGGGTGTTAGCCAGCAGGTTGGAGGATCAGGTATACTGGACCAGATATATGCGTTCCTCCAGAGCATCTACAACTACATCATGGGGATTGCATCCCCATAG
- the twy1 gene encoding 4-demethylwyosine synthase TYW1 has protein sequence MYLEESQRRMERMGYRFVGEHRHSAVKTCLWTKKSIVNEGVCYKEKFYGIRSHRCLQMSPSVPFCQQKCLFCWRDLSSTGTAWEGPHDEPADIIDGAIEAQRKLLCGYLGNERADKIKVMESQDPTNAAISLAGEPMLYPDMDGLLREFHRRNFTTFLVTNGLAPMNLEKLSEEPTQLYISLDAPDRDTYKELCRPQIPGAWDLLNSSLELMPSFSCRKVLRITAVRHINMKDPVGFARMIERARPDFVEVKAYMYIGYSRRRLDIENMPLFYEVHEFAEELAAASGMEIVDESRESRVVLLA, from the coding sequence ATGTACCTGGAAGAATCTCAGAGAAGAATGGAGAGGATGGGATACCGCTTTGTGGGAGAGCACAGACATTCAGCGGTTAAAACCTGCCTCTGGACAAAGAAGAGCATAGTCAATGAGGGAGTATGCTACAAGGAAAAATTCTATGGAATCAGGAGCCACAGATGCCTCCAGATGTCTCCAAGTGTGCCATTCTGCCAGCAGAAATGCCTCTTCTGCTGGAGGGACCTCTCATCAACAGGGACAGCATGGGAGGGCCCCCATGATGAACCCGCAGATATAATCGATGGGGCCATAGAGGCACAGAGGAAACTGCTATGTGGATACCTCGGCAATGAGAGGGCAGATAAAATCAAGGTGATGGAGTCACAGGACCCAACAAATGCTGCCATATCACTTGCAGGGGAACCAATGCTCTACCCTGACATGGATGGCCTCCTGAGGGAATTTCACAGGAGAAACTTCACAACATTCCTTGTAACCAATGGCCTGGCACCCATGAACCTTGAAAAACTTTCAGAGGAACCCACACAGCTCTACATATCCCTGGACGCCCCTGACAGGGACACCTATAAGGAACTCTGCAGGCCACAGATACCAGGGGCCTGGGATCTCCTCAACAGCTCACTTGAACTCATGCCATCCTTCAGCTGCAGGAAGGTCCTCAGGATCACCGCAGTAAGGCATATTAACATGAAGGATCCTGTGGGGTTCGCCAGGATGATCGAGAGGGCCAGACCCGACTTTGTTGAGGTAAAGGCCTACATGTACATAGGCTACTCAAGAAGACGCCTTGATATAGAGAACATGCCCCTCTTCTATGAGGTCCATGAATTTGCAGAAGAACTTGCGGCTGCATCTGGGATGGAGATTGTGGATGAATCACGGGAGAGCAGGGTTGTTCTTCTGGCTTAG
- a CDS encoding transglutaminase domain-containing protein, with the protein MGFSEAGGDKITAKSTSLPKVDAASKYKRYTKVHASRDTSKKYSYRTSTKKKYRTKAAYKTKTKRKKYRTHAAYTTTARKAYTRASSEELNDLQGDEGLEKLASYINKNLNHRSGGPHTAEGVEKTGYGDCWGLSDWAARKLAANGYKVKVVQGATSASSRHRWLHVYSEDRWTSFEPSLVTKRYGSKHYTATCGRATTVVKTYNM; encoded by the coding sequence ATGGGATTTTCAGAAGCCGGTGGCGATAAGATAACAGCAAAGTCCACTTCCCTCCCAAAGGTTGATGCGGCATCCAAGTACAAGAGGTACACAAAGGTCCATGCTTCAAGGGACACCTCAAAGAAGTACAGCTACAGGACTTCAACAAAGAAGAAGTACAGAACAAAGGCTGCCTATAAGACAAAGACAAAAAGGAAAAAATACAGGACCCATGCAGCCTACACCACAACAGCCAGAAAAGCGTACACAAGGGCGAGCTCCGAGGAACTCAATGACCTCCAGGGCGATGAGGGCCTTGAGAAGCTTGCATCCTACATCAACAAAAACCTGAACCACAGATCAGGCGGCCCACACACAGCTGAAGGCGTTGAGAAGACAGGATACGGGGACTGCTGGGGACTCTCTGACTGGGCTGCCAGGAAACTTGCAGCAAACGGCTACAAGGTTAAGGTCGTGCAGGGTGCAACCTCAGCATCATCAAGGCACAGGTGGCTCCACGTCTACTCAGAGGATCGGTGGACAAGCTTTGAACCGTCACTGGTAACCAAACGCTATGGAAGTAAACATTATACTGCAACCTGTGGTCGCGCAACAACCGTTGTTAAGACCTACAACATGTAG
- the tpiA gene encoding triose-phosphate isomerase: MLEDLELKDTPIVILNFKTYLESTGERALELASICQEVADETGVNMAVAPQHMDLHRVSGAVEIQVLAQHIDPVDAGGHTGSVLAECARDSGADGTLINHSERRMQLADIEWVVSRMRELEMMSVVCTNNVMTTAAAAALGPDFVAVEPPELIGSGIPVSKAEPEVITGSVDAVRRVNPEVSVLCGAGISTGDDLKAAVELGAEGVLLASGIILADSPRDALLDLVSKV, translated from the coding sequence ATGCTGGAGGATTTGGAGTTGAAGGACACACCCATCGTCATACTGAATTTTAAAACATACCTCGAATCAACAGGTGAAAGAGCCCTTGAACTTGCATCAATATGCCAGGAGGTGGCAGATGAGACCGGGGTTAACATGGCTGTGGCACCGCAGCACATGGACCTCCACCGGGTGAGTGGGGCTGTGGAAATACAGGTACTGGCACAGCACATAGACCCCGTTGATGCTGGTGGACACACAGGGAGCGTCCTTGCAGAGTGCGCCAGGGACTCAGGTGCAGATGGTACCCTCATAAACCATTCCGAGAGGAGGATGCAGCTTGCAGACATCGAATGGGTGGTATCAAGGATGAGGGAACTTGAGATGATGTCGGTGGTGTGCACAAACAACGTCATGACAACTGCTGCTGCCGCCGCCCTTGGACCTGACTTCGTGGCTGTTGAACCCCCCGAACTCATAGGATCCGGGATACCGGTGTCAAAGGCCGAACCTGAGGTTATAACCGGAAGTGTTGATGCGGTTAGGAGGGTGAACCCTGAAGTCAGTGTGCTCTGCGGTGCAGGAATATCCACAGGCGATGACCTGAAGGCTGCTGTTGAACTGGGGGCCGAGGGTGTTCTACTTGCATCAGGAATCATCCTGGCTGACAGTCCACGGGACGCCCTTCTGGACCTTGTAAGTAAGGTTTGA
- a CDS encoding phosphoglycerate kinase codes for MDDIEVTGKTVLVRVDINSPVDPNDGTILDDTRIRLHSETIRELSERGARTVVMAHQSRPGKNDFTTLEQHARVLSEILGRPVRYVEDIFGSSARESISGLEDGEIILLENVRFYSEEVLKRDPEEQAETHLVRKLAPLLDYFINDAFAAAHRSQPSLVGFALRVPSAAGRVMERELRTLQGALENVERPCVYVLGGVKVDDSIMVMKNVLENGSADLVLTTGLVANIFLAGCGVKIGKVNMDFIRSRGYCDFIKVAKKLKKRFPEKILVPVDVAVCREGKRVDVPVKKIPNYPIQDIGMETIKLYARRIREASTLFANGPAGVFENPEFSIGTEDILNAISSSEGFSIIGGGHLAAAAVKMGFEDSINHISSGGGASISLLAGEELPAVRVLEESMQP; via the coding sequence ATGGATGACATTGAAGTTACGGGAAAGACCGTACTTGTCCGTGTTGACATAAATTCGCCTGTTGACCCCAATGATGGGACCATACTCGATGATACAAGGATCAGGTTACATTCAGAGACCATAAGGGAACTCTCAGAGAGGGGTGCCAGGACAGTTGTGATGGCCCACCAGAGCAGGCCCGGAAAGAACGATTTCACAACACTGGAACAACATGCCCGGGTACTTTCAGAGATACTGGGGAGGCCCGTCAGGTACGTTGAGGACATATTCGGGTCCTCTGCAAGGGAGAGTATCTCAGGGCTGGAGGATGGTGAGATAATCCTCCTTGAGAACGTCCGCTTCTACTCAGAGGAGGTGCTCAAGAGGGACCCTGAGGAGCAGGCAGAGACCCACCTGGTTAGAAAGCTGGCACCACTCCTGGACTACTTCATCAACGACGCCTTTGCGGCGGCCCACAGGTCCCAGCCTTCCCTTGTTGGCTTTGCACTGAGGGTGCCATCGGCTGCAGGTCGTGTGATGGAGAGGGAACTCCGTACACTTCAGGGAGCCCTAGAGAATGTTGAAAGGCCATGTGTCTATGTCCTGGGTGGGGTGAAGGTTGATGACTCCATAATGGTCATGAAGAACGTCCTTGAAAACGGCAGCGCAGACCTTGTTCTCACAACAGGGCTTGTTGCCAACATATTCCTGGCTGGCTGCGGAGTTAAGATAGGTAAGGTAAATATGGACTTCATCAGGAGCAGGGGATACTGTGACTTCATCAAGGTGGCGAAGAAACTGAAGAAGCGCTTCCCTGAAAAGATACTTGTACCTGTGGATGTGGCTGTCTGCAGGGAGGGTAAGAGGGTTGATGTCCCTGTTAAAAAGATACCCAACTATCCCATACAGGACATCGGGATGGAAACCATAAAGCTCTACGCCAGGAGGATACGTGAGGCCAGTACCCTCTTTGCAAATGGACCTGCAGGTGTATTCGAGAACCCTGAATTCAGCATAGGGACCGAGGACATACTGAATGCAATATCCTCATCAGAGGGTTTCTCAATAATAGGTGGTGGTCACCTCGCTGCTGCAGCCGTGAAGATGGGCTTTGAGGACAGCATAAACCATATCAGCAGCGGCGGCGGCGCCAGCATAAGTTTACTTGCGGGGGAGGAGCTTCCAGCAGTTAGGGTGCTTGAGGAATCCATGCAACCCTAA
- a CDS encoding DNA-directed RNA polymerase subunit H, translating to MKREILKHQLVPEHVILNESEAKRVLKELDAHPEQLPKIKTTDPVAKAIGARRGDIVKIIRKSPTAEEFVTYRLVQD from the coding sequence GTGAAGAGGGAGATCTTGAAACACCAGCTGGTTCCGGAACACGTGATTTTGAATGAATCTGAAGCAAAGAGGGTGCTTAAAGAGCTCGATGCGCATCCAGAACAGCTTCCAAAAATAAAAACAACAGACCCTGTGGCCAAGGCCATAGGTGCCAGGAGGGGGGATATAGTGAAGATAATCCGTAAAAGTCCGACTGCAGAGGAATTCGTAACTTACAGGCTTGTTCAGGACTAG
- a CDS encoding DNA-directed RNA polymerase subunit B'': MKKSAWGLVDAFFDKYDLVDHHIHSYNDFVSNRIQEIIDTSEPIELEQGKYRVETGKVSIEKPFIKEADGSKSKIYPTEARLRNLTYSAHMSLEMRLIKEGGPETEFEKVYIGELPVMLKSEICHLHGLSRKELIEKGEDPADPGGYFIVNGSERSIVTMEEIAPNKIILERIGEEDENRARAIVTSIRSGFRARISLEYRKPRKTGVFLRISFPYVPGEIPLVILLRALGLATDQEIITSISDDFNYQMIAADDIQVSLEKLNLNKKEMEELDEEDRREYLIRSAIKYIGNRVAKGMTEEYRIKRAEDVIDRYLLPHIGTGPEKRLEKATYLAEMTEMLLQVISGERKPHDKDHYTNKRLRVSGDLMEDLLRVAFTSLSRDMSYQLERSLARGKEPSVKQAVRSDVLTENLKHAIATGNWVGGRAGVSQLLDRTSYMGTLSHMRRVVSPLSRSQPHFEARDLHPTQFGKICPNETPEGPNCGLVKNLALLAKISEGSDASEVEEIIKKMGVVN; this comes from the coding sequence ATGAAAAAAAGTGCATGGGGATTGGTAGACGCGTTTTTTGATAAATACGACCTGGTGGACCACCACATCCATTCATATAACGACTTCGTAAGTAACCGCATACAGGAAATAATAGATACAAGCGAACCCATTGAACTGGAACAGGGAAAGTACCGGGTTGAAACAGGAAAGGTGAGCATAGAGAAGCCCTTCATCAAGGAGGCCGACGGTTCAAAGAGCAAGATATACCCCACAGAGGCCAGGCTGAGGAACCTCACATACTCGGCCCATATGAGCCTGGAGATGAGGCTCATCAAGGAGGGCGGGCCTGAAACAGAATTTGAGAAGGTGTACATCGGTGAACTGCCTGTGATGCTGAAATCCGAGATATGCCACCTCCACGGCCTCAGCAGGAAGGAACTCATTGAGAAGGGTGAAGACCCCGCAGACCCTGGAGGCTACTTCATTGTTAACGGATCAGAGAGGTCCATCGTCACAATGGAGGAGATAGCCCCCAACAAGATAATCCTTGAGAGAATCGGCGAAGAGGATGAAAACAGGGCTCGGGCGATAGTAACATCCATAAGGAGCGGATTCAGGGCCAGAATATCCCTCGAGTACCGTAAGCCAAGGAAGACCGGTGTTTTCCTGCGTATATCCTTCCCCTACGTTCCAGGGGAAATCCCACTTGTCATACTACTCAGGGCCCTTGGACTTGCAACTGACCAGGAAATCATCACAAGCATATCAGACGACTTCAACTACCAGATGATAGCTGCAGACGATATACAGGTCTCCCTTGAAAAGCTCAACCTCAACAAAAAGGAGATGGAGGAGCTTGACGAAGAGGATAGGAGGGAGTACCTCATAAGGAGCGCCATAAAGTACATCGGTAACCGCGTCGCCAAGGGGATGACCGAGGAATACCGTATAAAAAGGGCTGAAGACGTCATAGATCGATACCTCCTGCCCCATATAGGAACAGGACCCGAAAAGAGGCTGGAGAAGGCAACATACCTTGCTGAGATGACCGAGATGCTACTGCAGGTCATATCAGGGGAGCGCAAACCCCACGACAAGGACCACTACACGAACAAGAGGCTCAGGGTTTCAGGCGACCTCATGGAGGACCTCCTGAGGGTGGCCTTCACAAGTCTTAGCAGGGATATGAGTTACCAGCTTGAGAGGAGCCTTGCGAGGGGGAAGGAGCCGTCCGTCAAGCAGGCTGTGAGATCCGATGTGCTGACAGAGAACCTCAAACACGCCATTGCAACCGGTAACTGGGTTGGTGGAAGGGCAGGTGTGAGCCAGCTGCTGGACCGGACAAGTTACATGGGTACACTCTCCCACATGAGGAGAGTCGTTTCACCCCTCAGCAGGAGCCAGCCACACTTCGAGGCAAGGGACCTTCACCCGACCCAGTTCGGTAAGATCTGTCCTAATGAGACCCCTGAGGGTCCAAACTGTGGTCTTGTTAAGAACCTCGCCCTGCTGGCAAAGATATCCGAGGGCTCAGATGCCAGTGAGGTGGAGGAGATCATAAAAAAGATGGGGGTTGTGAACTAA